Genomic segment of Salvia hispanica cultivar TCC Black 2014 chromosome 2, UniMelb_Shisp_WGS_1.0, whole genome shotgun sequence:
TGgtgtgtatttttatttgcttaattattgaatttgtgTGGTATTTAATCAGTGAATTGGTTAAGATTTATCGCTTCTCCCCTATGATCCGACCCAATTCAGGACAATTTTCATCATATTCACGTGTTGAATTTCATTCAGCAGCTTATGGGGGCCGGTGTACGCTTCACGGTGTTTACGTATCGCGAAACGAGATTGCAGAGCTTTAGTTTCGAGGAGGTGGATTTGAAGGATGATTCTGATCTGGTAACATCTGGATTTCCTGTTGTTTGTTGTGATGAAGGAATTGTGAGTGAAGACTTTCCGACTGTGCCTGGATTATGCCGTGTCGGTGGTGCCTTGTTCATGGTCGGAGGGATGTTAAACACCACAAAGCCGTGTTCGAAAAAATGGTTGTGGTCTGCACCGCCACCACCATTACCCGGTGGTTCTTCTACCATGACTTGGACTCGTTGCGACGCTGCTATGGATTCAGGGCGATTATTCCCTATGGTAGTCCCGTTACACGATGGCAGGGTATTCATCTGCGGGGGCACTTCTGAACCCAAAAGTTGGGTTGAGATTTACGACCCGGAGAAAGGCGAGTTCGACCGGAGGGACTTGCCTGACCAGACCTTGAATCCCTTCCCATCCTCTTGCTTTCGGTGGGCCGACCATTCGGTTATGCTGTACTTCACTAGGATTAACATAAAAGAACAAGTCTCCAAGCCATCTCTCGTCTTGTACGACGTGGAAAGAAACAATTGGGAAATCTTCGCAGAGAACCTCCCCGACTCTGAACTCTTTCATTTGGATAAGAGGAAGCTCATATATGTGGGGGGAAACATTCTGTTCATGATCGACCAAGCATCTTGTTGGTTTGTCTACGATCTCTCTGCCAAAAAAGTGGTGGCGAAGATGGACGTGAGGGTTGAGGATGGGGAAGGGGAAGTGATGCAAGCTTTTTACCTCGGCAACAATGATATTCAAAATACTAGTTGGATCTTCTACATATTCCTTCCTGAGGTGATTCACCGTTACGGTTACACTGATCTTCGTTATGCCAAGGTCGAAGTCGTCCAAGGCAAGGGTGGGGATTACGCTGCTACTGTTCAGTTGAGCGGTCTTCTGAGAGTTGGTTACCATACCGATCTTTATATGTGAGCCCCTTGTTCAGTATGATTGATATAACTTGAATTGATTCTGAAATTTCCTTATATTTAGAAGCtccatgtattatattgaaatgCTCGTTTTTGTATTCAGTATTGCTGATGACGCGAGCCGTAAGGGAGCTGCGAAGGAGGAGCTGttgaaagagaaagaggaggATGAGAAGTGAATGAAAGCATGCTTCTGGTACACTGAAGATGATGAACTAActatatgtacatatatatgcTTGTGTAGCTGAATTTAGTTAtgttttgtttggattttaaCGGTGGTAGTTGATTAAGATGGTTGTGATTAAATTAGAGGCATCATGTTGAATGTCGCAGGTGTTCATGCATTTGCTGCAGTCTTATCTATTCCTTAAAATCAAATCCCTTGATGATTACATTTCCTAATTCACATCTAATTTGCTGCAATTGGTTTAATCCGGCTAACTCTGTCTCTCAAGTTAAGTGACAGGGAATTGCCCGATGCTATCTTAGAATATACTATGattgttattataaataatatcttttgagtcatttcatatGACGATCATTCATCTTAGAAGATATCAAGACACGTGATACGAGCTAAATAAAGTTCGAGTTGGAAaagtaaaattcaaatatttatttacatgaCTCATCTTAAGTAATTAAGTACAACTATTATATAACAATTAAGTTCGAGTTGGACTTATTTACgaacaatataaatttttaatgcacaattagtaaacttcaataaagaaagaagagcaaccgaataaagtaaaaaagagaaagtgaatcttttaaattaattaaaagggCAATCttctttcaatttaatttttaattcgtGGCAAtcttttaaattgaattttattaaatgcCTTCATTAAAGAATTCGATATTCTTAATCATGACAGTTAGTaccatattataattatgtttttccttaattaaatagatttccacattataaaaatttagtagtactatttagtTTGATGAATCCGATTTTCTTAATCATATCATACTAGTTACCATATATTACATGATTTTCCCCTAATTTAATggattttcatatttgaagGATTTCATTACTTTGACGTGTTTTGCtcaattgatatattttttttctcttagaTCAGATCATTCGCTTGTTGAGGTAAGGATTGTTCATGACCTcagttctttttcttttactactctaattactactacttgtCTCGATCATCAATTGATATAAcatcaattttgttttcaagAATGGGAAGCGATATAGATTATCGTGACATCAGCAGCATGGACTATGAAGATCTGGTTGAGCTCGAGCACCGCCTCGAGCTCGACCTAAATAAAGTTCGAGCTCGAAAagtaaatttgaatatatatttaattaatttataactgctagattatataataataataaccaTAGTACTATGATTTTCTTATATCAGGTTCATCTGATTcaagaggaagaggaaaatCTAAAGAAGATGGTACACATATACTAGAATTTAGTCAATTTACCTAGTCTAAAGGGaatgagtaatattttgtgttgGTTTTCATTCAGCATCATCATATTGGGGCCGGTATACGCTTCTCGGTGATTAAGTATCACAACAGAAAAATGCAGTATCTGGATGTGGATTTGAAGGATGTTCTAGTATCTGGATTTCCTGATGTTTCTTGTGTTGAAGGACTTGTGTGCGAAGACATTCCGTATAGTCCTGCATTTTGCCATGTCGGTGGTGCCTTGTTCATGGTCGGAGGTAGCTTGAATCAGACTGATCTCAGGTATGGCTATGAATATGAAACTCTTTCTAAAACAAAATGGTTGTGGTCTACACCGGTACCGCCAATAGCCAGTGGTGATTCTTTTACTATGACTTGGACTCGTCGCGACACTGCTATGCATTCAAGGCGAG
This window contains:
- the LOC125204082 gene encoding uncharacterized protein LOC125204082, producing the protein MGAGVRFTVFTYRETRLQSFSFEEVDLKDDSDLVTSGFPVVCCDEGIVSEDFPTVPGLCRVGGALFMVGGMLNTTKPCSKKWLWSAPPPPLPGGSSTMTWTRCDAAMDSGRLFPMVVPLHDGRVFICGGTSEPKSWVEIYDPEKGEFDRRDLPDQTLNPFPSSCFRWADHSVMLYFTRINIKEQVSKPSLVLYDVERNNWEIFAENLPDSELFHLDKRKLIYVGGNILFMIDQASCWFVYDLSAKKVVAKMDVRVEDGEGEVMQAFYLGNNDIQNTSWIFYIFLPEVIHRYGYTDLRYAKVEVVQGKGGDYAATVQLSGLLRVGYHTDLYIIADDASRKGAAKEELLKEKEEDEK